The Helianthus annuus cultivar XRQ/B chromosome 16, HanXRQr2.0-SUNRISE, whole genome shotgun sequence genome includes a window with the following:
- the LOC110916695 gene encoding metalloendoproteinase 1-MMP, whose protein sequence is MFSFFSYNNILFLLTLSLLFHLFLARTFPSGLIAGDLSPNATWQNFLTFIDAGKGANFSGMSELKKYFHRFGYLQTPNDVVHNFTDVFDDTFESAVVNYQKNLGLTVTGKLDAVTVTQIMSPRCGMSDSVKQSTNSSNINNNIHVSKHYAYFSGEPRWGRSAHMTLTYAFSGNHMIDYLSSDDVQDAFRQSFSRWSAVIPVNFTESDDYSTADIKIGFYKGDHGDGEPFDGVLGVLAHAFSPENGRLHLDEAETWAVDFKSSKSKVAVDLESVATHEIGHILGLAHSSVKDAIMYPSLSPRTKKVDLKVDDVEGIQALYGSNPNFRYSSLMEYDISSAWVIRLPLNWLTYLVVVLYFFFIFLG, encoded by the coding sequence ATGTTCAGTTTTTTCAGTTATAACAACATCCTCTTCCTGttaactctctctctcctctttcatCTATTTCTCGCCAGAACATTTCCCAGCGGTTTAATAGCCGGCGACCTCTCACCAAACGCCACGTGGCAAAACTTCCTCACTTTCATCGACGCCGGCAAGGGTGCCAACTTCTCCGGCATGTCCGAGCTTAAAAAATACTTCCACCGTTTCGGCTACCTCCAGACCCCGAACGACGTCGTTCACAACTTCACGGACGTATTCGACGACACCTTCGAATCCGCCGTCGTAAACTACCAGAAAAACCTCGGACTTACGGTCACCGGAAAGCTCGACGCCGTCACCGTTACACAAATAATGTCACCGCGCTGTGGTATGAGCGACTCCGTGAAACAATCAACGAATAGtagtaatattaataataatatccACGTCAGCAAACACTATGCCTACTTTTCCGGTGAGCCGCGGTGGGGGAGATCGGCGCACATGACGCTAACGTACGCCTTTTCCGGTAATCATATGATCGATTATTTAAGCTCCGACGACGTCCAAGACGCTTTCCGGCAGTCTTTTTCGCGGTGGTCGGCTGTAATTCCGGTGAACTTCACCGAGTCAGATGATTACTCAACCGCCGATATAAAAATCGGATTTTATAAAGGCGACCACGGTGATGGAGAGCCGTTTGACGGCGTTTTGGGGGTTTTGGCTCACGCTTTTTCGCCGGAAAACGGTAGGCTGCATTTAGATGAAGCTGAAACGTGGGCCGTTGATTTTAAATCGAGTAAATCAAAGGTGGCCGTTGATTTGGAATCAGTTGCAACGCATGAAATTGGGCATATACTCGGGTTGGCCCATTCGTCGGTCAAAGATGCAATTATGTACCCAAGTTTGAGTCCGAGAACTAAGAAAGTGGATCTTAAAGTTGATGACGTGGAGGGGATCCAGGCGCTATATGGGTCGAATCCGAATTTTCGTTATAGTTCGTTGATGGAGTATGATATATCTTCGGCTTGGGTTATTAGACTCCCCTTGAATTGGTTGACTTATTTAGTGGtagttttgtattttttttttatttttttagggtaG